The Caloenas nicobarica isolate bCalNic1 unplaced genomic scaffold, bCalNic1.hap1 Scaffold_365, whole genome shotgun sequence genome includes a region encoding these proteins:
- the LOC136002785 gene encoding RAS guanyl-releasing protein 2-like → MSCTLDLDRAPTLDELLRGCVEAFDAQGKVHDPHLVRLFLMLHPWYLPPPELARRLLHMLEDSGGSAEGPALHLKIRHLVRYWVRAFPEELEGDLEFLQRLRELGGALEGPGGDPEIFTDLERLLQPGGGQQEPPKPVRPPVSACPPEPVPPTVCPPRRKAALLLERVEPPALAQLLTALERRVLGALQDFRSFARCGSAARSPALQGAVALSNRVARWVQLLVLTPPTPAQRARVVERFLRTAQSLLELRNFNSLLSVVGGLGHGAVTRLRRTVALLPPDIAQLWSRLADTMSAGGNYRRYRALLGAVPGAGGPGGGGAGGGFPLPALGIHLRDLVALEEALPDWAGPERPHAAKLQQRFAILGGLLGGGGPPVSADPDLLNLLTVSLELSVSEQQLYQLSLQREPRTGPPAGPPPALPPPAPWVLPDPPRPDPEMLQGHLEQLVETLFRQFDVDGDGRISQAEFAIVRGNFPQLRLFGDVDTDGDGSLSRGELLDYFLRCSQGGDRAPAGPPHHFEGSSTLRPARCAQCGDLILGFTSPGLQCRACGLRCHPRCRERLRLPCRRRTQSVTETPPSVTETPPGPPRGRSLSLAMPWPRRAPPRPPPEAPPELQELEDGVFDTHL, encoded by the exons acGCACAGGGGAAGGTTCACGACCCCCACCTGGTTCGGCTGTTCCTGATGCTGCACCCCTGGTACCTGCCCCCCCCCGAGCTGGCGCGGCGGCTGCTCCACAT GCTGGAGGATTCGGGGGGCTCGGCCGAGGGTCCCGCCCTGCACCTCAAAATCAGACACCTCGTGCG TTACTGGGTCCGCGCATTCcccgaggagctggagggggacCTCGAATTCCtgcagcggctgcgggagctggggggggcccTGGAAGGGcccgggggggaccccgaaatcTTCACGGACCTGGAGAGACT GTTGCAGCCCGGGGGGGGCCAGCAGGAACCCCCCAAGCCTGTGCGTCCCCCCGTGTCTGCGTGTCCCCCTGAGCCCGTGCCCCCCaccgtgtgtcccccccgccgcAAGGcggcgctgctgctggagcGGGTGGAGCCTCCGGCGCTGGCGCAGCTGCTGACGGCGCTGGAGCGGCGGGTGCTGGGGGCA TTGCAGGATTTCCGCAGCTTCGCCCGCTGCGGCTCGGCCGCGCGCAGCCCCGCCCTGCAGGGGGCGGTGGCGCTGTCCAATCGCGTGGCGCGCTGGGTGCAGCTGCTCGTGCTGACCCCGCCCACCCCCGCCCAGCGCGCGCGCGTCGTCGAGCGCTTCCTGCGCACGGCCCAG aGCCTCCTGGAGCTTCGCAACTTCAATTCGCTCCTGTCCGTGGTTGGGGGGCTGGGACACGGCGCCGTCACCCGCCTGCGCCGCACGGTGGCGCTGCTGCCGCCCGACATCGCTCAG CTCTGGTCCCGCTTGGCCGATACCATGAGCGCGGGGGGGAACTACCGGCGGTACCGGGCGCTGCTGGGGGCGGTTCCCGGtgcggggggtcccggggggggcggcgccGGGGGGGGGTTCCCCCTGCCCGCCCTCGGGATCCACCTGCGGGAcctggtggccctggaggaggcgCTGCCGGACTGGGCGGGGCCCGAGCGCCCCCACGCGGCCAAACTGCAGCAGCGCTTCGCCATcctgggggggctgctgggggggggcggcccccccgTGAGCGCCGACCCCGACCTGCTCAACCTGCTCACG gtgtccctggagctgtcGGTGTCGGAGCAGCAGCTCTACCAGCTGTCGCTGCAGCGCGAGCCCCGCACCGGCCCCCCC gcGGGGccccccccggcgctgcccccccccgccccctggGTCCTGCCCGACCCCCCCCGGCCCGACCCGGAGATGCTTCAGGGGCacctggagcagctggtggag ACCCTGTTCCGCCAGTTCGACGTGGACGGGGACGGGCGGATCTCCCAGGCCGAGTTCGCGATCGTGCGCGGGAACTTCCCACAGCTGCGGCTGTTCGGGGACGTGGACACGGACGG GGACGGCAGCCTGAGCCGGGGGGAGCTCCTGGATTATTTCCTGCGCTGCAGCCAAGGGGGGGACAGGGCCCCCGCGGGACCCCCCCACCATTTCGAGGGGAGCAGCACCCTGCGCCCCGCCCGCTGCGCACAATGTGGGGACCTG atTTTGGGGTTCACCAGCCCCGGGCTGCAGTGCCGTG CCTGCGGCCTGCGGTGCCACCCGCGCTGCCGGGAGCGGCTGCGCCTCCCGTGTCGCCGTCGCACCCAAAGCGTCACCGAGACCCCCCCGAGTGTCACCGagacccccccgggccccccccgcgGCCGCTCCCTCAGCCTCGCGATGCCCTGGCCCCGACGGGCCCCCCCGCGGCCCCCTCCAG AAGCCCCCccggagctgcaggagctggaggatgGTGTGTTCGACACCCACCTATAG